In a genomic window of Mycolicibacterium neoaurum VKM Ac-1815D:
- a CDS encoding PrpF domain-containing protein, with protein MTSLWGTWMRGGTSKCWLFNAVDVDPLLRIIDLDAVLIAAFGSEDPRQLDGVGGGTSTTSKAAIVRRSRLDDVDVDYLFAQVAIGRRAVEWGSNCGNCATAIGLYALQTGMVAAAPETTVVRMRNQNTGARLTARIATPGGIIPADGDAAVPGTNALGVPVSLTFTDVAANPDSVLPTGSVTDVIDVGGHRYRGTFVNAGAPAALFRAADFDLTGAEGNDQLAERLPVLIELRRKAALAMGLAKPGDPVQHAVPKVGIIGAAGDYVTTDGTFIPAGAYDVAVRMVSMLAPHPAIGLTSAVAVSAAAAVRGSVVAEQLAAHVGGTLRLGTAAGIIPATVTTTDIGLPRDVSLHRAARRIARAELFLAESTPAYAMSAHRPNH; from the coding sequence ATGACCAGTCTGTGGGGCACGTGGATGCGCGGCGGGACCAGCAAGTGCTGGCTCTTCAACGCCGTGGATGTGGATCCGTTGCTGCGGATTATCGATCTCGACGCGGTCCTGATCGCGGCATTCGGTTCCGAGGACCCCCGCCAACTCGACGGCGTCGGCGGGGGGACCTCGACGACCTCCAAGGCCGCGATCGTGCGACGCTCCCGCCTCGACGACGTCGATGTCGACTACCTGTTCGCGCAGGTGGCCATCGGCCGTCGCGCCGTCGAATGGGGAAGCAACTGCGGGAACTGTGCCACCGCGATCGGCCTGTACGCCCTGCAGACCGGGATGGTGGCCGCCGCCCCGGAGACGACCGTCGTGCGGATGCGCAACCAGAACACCGGTGCCCGGCTGACCGCCCGGATCGCCACACCGGGCGGGATCATCCCCGCCGACGGTGATGCCGCGGTGCCGGGCACCAATGCACTCGGAGTCCCGGTATCGCTCACGTTCACCGATGTCGCGGCCAACCCGGACAGCGTGCTGCCCACCGGCTCGGTGACCGATGTCATCGACGTCGGCGGTCACCGCTACCGCGGCACATTCGTCAATGCCGGCGCCCCGGCCGCGCTCTTTCGTGCCGCGGACTTCGACCTGACCGGCGCCGAGGGCAATGATCAGCTGGCCGAACGGCTACCGGTGCTCATCGAACTACGCCGGAAGGCCGCGCTGGCAATGGGTTTGGCCAAGCCAGGAGATCCCGTGCAGCACGCCGTGCCGAAGGTCGGCATCATCGGCGCCGCGGGTGACTACGTCACCACCGACGGCACATTCATCCCCGCCGGCGCCTATGACGTGGCCGTCCGCATGGTGTCCATGCTCGCGCCGCACCCGGCGATCGGTCTCACCTCGGCCGTCGCCGTGTCCGCCGCGGCCGCGGTCCGCGGCAGCGTGGTGGCCGAGCAGCTCGCCGCCCACGTCGGCGGGACGCTGCGCCTGGGAACCGCGGCGGGGATCATCCCGGCCACGGTGACCACGACCGACATCGGTCTGCCCCGCGACGTATCCCTGCATCGGGCGGCCCGCCGGATCGCCAGGGCCGAATTGTTCCTCGCGGAATCGACACCCGCCTACGCCATGTCCGCACACCGCCCCAACCACTGA
- a CDS encoding ABC transporter ATP-binding protein, with the protein MKVTIENLTLAYHGNTVVKDLDLEIADGESLVLLGQSGCGKTSTMRCVAGLETPSIGRISIGDRIVHDSTTGRSVPPHKRNVGMVFQSYAVWPHRTVAQNVGFALKMQKVAKSELVQRVDEALHLVGLGHLADRGASQLSGGQMQRVALARSLVMRPSVLMLDEPLSNLDARLRERLRMELRELQLRLGLTTVYVTHDQVEAFALADRIALMQQGRIVQIGSPEQIYKSPSCASIAEFLGIGNIFNVTAAPGALDCTLTEHPAISVVVDSARQFDGPAIVCLRPEDLLVTGPAEPAPAGQHWLGRVEVASYQGASIRYRVTLDNGPEIEAVATGNGSPVLGIGEPAVVTARPGAAQLLVDDRTETPTAVPA; encoded by the coding sequence ATGAAAGTCACCATCGAGAACCTGACGTTGGCCTATCACGGCAACACCGTGGTCAAAGACCTGGACCTGGAGATCGCCGATGGCGAATCCCTGGTGCTGCTGGGGCAATCCGGTTGCGGTAAGACCAGCACCATGCGGTGTGTAGCCGGGCTGGAGACGCCGAGTATCGGCCGCATCAGCATCGGTGACCGCATTGTCCACGACAGCACGACGGGGCGATCTGTTCCGCCGCACAAGCGCAACGTCGGGATGGTCTTCCAGTCCTACGCGGTATGGCCGCATCGCACGGTCGCGCAGAATGTCGGGTTCGCGCTGAAGATGCAAAAGGTCGCGAAAAGCGAACTGGTGCAACGCGTCGACGAGGCGTTGCACCTGGTCGGTCTGGGCCACCTGGCCGACCGCGGCGCCAGCCAGCTCTCCGGTGGCCAGATGCAGCGTGTCGCGCTGGCCCGCAGCCTGGTCATGCGTCCAAGTGTGCTGATGCTCGACGAACCGCTGTCCAACCTCGACGCGCGGTTGCGGGAGCGGTTGCGGATGGAACTTCGCGAGCTGCAGTTGCGGCTCGGGCTGACCACGGTCTACGTCACACATGACCAGGTCGAGGCCTTCGCCCTCGCCGACCGCATCGCGTTGATGCAGCAGGGGCGCATAGTCCAGATCGGTTCCCCAGAACAGATATACAAGAGCCCATCGTGTGCGTCGATCGCCGAATTCCTCGGTATCGGTAACATTTTCAATGTCACGGCCGCACCCGGTGCGCTGGACTGCACGCTGACCGAACATCCCGCAATCTCGGTGGTCGTCGACTCGGCACGCCAGTTCGACGGCCCCGCGATCGTCTGCCTGCGCCCGGAAGATCTGCTGGTCACCGGTCCCGCCGAACCGGCACCCGCCGGCCAGCACTGGCTCGGTCGCGTCGAGGTCGCCAGCTACCAGGGCGCGTCGATTCGCTACCGGGTGACCCTGGACAACGGACCCGAGATCGAGGCGGTCGCCACGGGTAACGGCAGCCCGGTCCTGGGTATCGGCGAACCGGCCGTGGTGACCGCGCGACCCGGTGCGGCCCAGCTACTGGTCGACGACCGCACCGAGACACCCACGGCGGTGCCGGCATGA
- a CDS encoding ABC transporter permease, giving the protein MSAPTTKRPPATTAPAALRGAEPRRRKRSARRSLPVLVQLAVLTVIVLCPMFFILAGAFSANTERDNLFDFGRFTLDNFAVLGSGTARTALLNSAAVGVGSSVVALVIGCLLAFLAARTDIPGRKLIYGIAIMPLFLPALVGALAWALLAGPATGYLNLAFGAVGLPHLMDIYSFTGMIFVLGLYYAPYPFLMVHSALSLMNPDLEDAASLHGAPVRKMLREITFPLVMPAVLGSAILVFALTVENFPVAQVIGVPGGVDTLPTLIYRLMNASPARSNDAAAVAVVLTVLLVVVVAMQQRAMGGKEFTTVSGKGVRARQVSLRRWRLPAAMFAWSYFVLAVLLPVGALIIAAMQTSPYVADLGQLARPGALSLWNMGQTLQSTDFHQVVVNSVVVGVATAAIGTALCFALAYTRYRTQAPGRKLLEYVAMLPLAVPAIVLGLGLLWTWLALPVPVYGTLAVLVIAFVAVFLPQGYRGVSASIIQLDKDLEDSAVMLGARRHRAITFVTAPLLRVGLSSTFLLLMMLAMRELTAALFLFTSDTRLLSIAIFDAYDNGSFQSAAELSLLYCAVIGVLAVLARRFGSKEIS; this is encoded by the coding sequence ATGAGCGCGCCGACTACGAAGCGACCGCCCGCCACGACAGCCCCGGCGGCGCTCCGCGGCGCCGAGCCCCGCCGCCGCAAGCGGTCGGCGCGCCGTTCGCTTCCGGTGCTGGTGCAGCTCGCCGTCCTCACGGTCATCGTCCTGTGCCCGATGTTCTTCATCCTCGCCGGTGCGTTCAGCGCGAATACCGAGCGGGACAATCTCTTCGACTTCGGTCGCTTCACCCTCGACAATTTCGCGGTGCTGGGGTCGGGAACCGCGCGGACGGCCCTGCTGAACTCGGCGGCCGTCGGGGTCGGGTCCTCCGTGGTCGCCCTGGTGATCGGCTGCCTGCTCGCCTTCCTGGCTGCCCGCACCGACATCCCTGGCCGCAAACTCATCTACGGCATCGCCATCATGCCGTTGTTCCTGCCGGCCCTGGTCGGAGCCCTGGCGTGGGCGCTGCTGGCCGGTCCGGCGACCGGCTACCTCAACCTTGCCTTCGGCGCCGTCGGTCTTCCACACCTGATGGACATCTACAGCTTCACCGGAATGATCTTCGTCCTGGGCCTGTACTACGCGCCGTATCCGTTTCTGATGGTGCACTCGGCGCTGTCGCTGATGAACCCCGATCTGGAGGATGCGGCCAGCCTCCATGGTGCGCCGGTACGGAAGATGCTGCGGGAGATCACGTTTCCCTTGGTGATGCCTGCCGTGCTCGGCTCGGCCATCCTGGTCTTCGCGCTCACGGTCGAGAACTTCCCGGTTGCCCAGGTGATCGGCGTGCCGGGGGGAGTGGACACCTTGCCCACCCTGATCTACCGGCTCATGAACGCATCCCCGGCGCGATCCAACGATGCCGCTGCGGTGGCCGTCGTGCTGACCGTGCTGTTGGTCGTCGTGGTGGCGATGCAACAGCGTGCCATGGGCGGCAAGGAGTTCACGACGGTCAGCGGTAAAGGAGTCCGGGCGCGGCAGGTGTCTCTTCGACGCTGGCGACTGCCCGCCGCGATGTTCGCGTGGAGCTATTTCGTCCTGGCTGTACTGCTGCCCGTCGGCGCCTTGATCATCGCTGCCATGCAGACCAGTCCGTACGTCGCCGATCTCGGTCAGCTCGCCCGCCCGGGTGCGTTGTCGCTGTGGAACATGGGCCAGACCCTGCAGAGCACCGATTTCCACCAGGTTGTGGTCAACAGCGTGGTGGTCGGGGTGGCCACCGCGGCGATCGGCACCGCGCTGTGCTTCGCGCTGGCGTACACGCGCTATCGGACCCAGGCGCCGGGCCGCAAACTGCTGGAGTACGTGGCGATGCTGCCACTGGCGGTCCCGGCGATCGTGTTGGGCCTCGGTCTGTTGTGGACGTGGCTGGCACTACCGGTACCCGTGTACGGCACGCTGGCGGTGCTCGTCATCGCGTTCGTGGCGGTGTTCCTGCCACAGGGCTATCGGGGGGTTTCCGCCTCGATCATCCAGTTGGACAAGGACCTCGAGGACAGTGCCGTGATGCTCGGCGCGCGTCGGCACCGCGCCATCACCTTCGTCACCGCTCCGCTGCTGAGGGTGGGCCTTTCTTCGACCTTCCTCCTGCTGATGATGCTGGCCATGCGCGAGCTGACCGCGGCGCTGTTCCTGTTCACCTCCGATACCCGGTTGTTGTCCATCGCGATCTTCGACGCCTACGACAACGGGTCATTTCAGTCAGCGGCGGAGCTCAGCCTGCTCTACTGCGCCGTCATCGGTGTGCTCGCAGTCCTGGCGCGCCGCTTCGGATCCAAGGAGATCTCATGA
- a CDS encoding ABC transporter substrate-binding protein — translation MRSIIRLVIGLVSATTVLAACTPPPPAPDLTRPAASVSRDSALVIDGEQIADPDLWAAAQKDGQITLYSGWTADSEAALLDQFEADTGLEVKLIRLTPNRLYERIVAEHGAGKFNADVVRISDAGFVSGLSRRGVFQPYTPPTATNLRPDVVFDDGSYYRTFNPIYTFGYNTALVDPADAPTSWKDLLNDRWNGKLGIAQAGAGGSALALTRFQRDVLGDQYLREYAGETRVFDSLGAELDSLARGEIDAGTVVVSSVNIAANENAPVTFVVPDEGVTAYDYYTGVASTATHLAAAKVFLNWNLSQRGQNVLRDIGEYSVRDDVAAPNVRGVQLPDFDDPRVHRITPAEATAWSEQDQRAWNAIFGYNE, via the coding sequence ATGAGATCGATCATCCGTCTCGTCATCGGACTCGTCTCCGCGACAACGGTATTGGCGGCCTGTACACCGCCGCCGCCCGCTCCGGACCTGACCAGGCCTGCCGCGTCGGTCTCGCGCGATTCGGCGTTGGTGATCGACGGTGAGCAGATCGCCGATCCGGATCTCTGGGCCGCTGCACAGAAGGATGGTCAGATCACCCTGTACAGCGGGTGGACGGCCGACAGCGAGGCCGCATTGCTCGATCAGTTCGAGGCGGATACCGGCCTTGAGGTGAAATTGATCCGGCTCACCCCGAATCGCCTGTACGAGCGGATCGTTGCCGAACATGGTGCTGGCAAGTTCAATGCAGATGTGGTGCGCATCTCCGATGCCGGCTTTGTCTCCGGACTCAGCCGACGCGGTGTGTTCCAGCCGTACACGCCACCCACCGCGACGAATCTGCGCCCCGACGTCGTCTTCGACGACGGCAGCTACTACCGCACGTTCAACCCGATCTATACCTTCGGCTACAACACCGCGCTGGTGGATCCGGCTGACGCGCCGACGAGTTGGAAGGATCTTCTCAACGACCGATGGAACGGCAAGCTCGGCATCGCCCAAGCCGGTGCCGGTGGCAGCGCTCTGGCGTTGACCCGTTTTCAGCGTGATGTGCTCGGCGATCAGTATCTGCGCGAGTATGCCGGGGAAACAAGGGTGTTCGATTCCCTCGGCGCCGAGCTGGACAGCCTGGCCCGCGGGGAGATCGATGCGGGCACCGTCGTGGTCAGCAGTGTGAACATCGCCGCCAACGAGAATGCCCCGGTCACCTTCGTCGTCCCCGACGAGGGGGTTACCGCCTACGACTACTACACCGGGGTGGCCTCGACCGCGACGCACCTGGCCGCGGCGAAGGTGTTCCTGAACTGGAATCTTTCCCAGCGCGGCCAGAACGTGTTGCGCGACATCGGTGAATACTCCGTCCGCGACGACGTGGCGGCCCCCAATGTGCGAGGTGTCCAGCTGCCGGACTTCGATGATCCGCGCGTGCACCGCATCACCCCGGCAGAGGCGACCGCGTGGTCTGAGCAGGACCAGCGGGCGTGGAATGCCATCTTCGGATACAACGAATAG
- a CDS encoding sensor domain-containing phosphodiesterase, which produces MRNLIAAINASIDPAALTRRITEQMCLFTPKADGAAVSILAPSDEFVVVSAFGVVESLLGLRLPVAGTFQGMAVATGRPQLSDDAPNDPAVTAEVRAIGARLGLRTLAVFPLRHRDTAIGALSMTSTQPGRFDERDIAAMAAASTFISGLISAHTELSALLDAFLVDPNLPDDSTTRFLASVLLPDMAREDRLHQRLDAVLADPANLDIVFQPIVDLNTGGVTGFEGLCRFPTDGELTPKQWFDVARRLGRSLSLELAALRRLLVNAEDLPPASFVAANLSPVTAMNPTVQELLVSVPRPLVVEITEHEPFPDDLAEALKPLREAGIRLAIDDAGAGFASFNQLLRLRPDIIKIDGDLTSGIATDPVRRALASSIVRLGNELNAVTVSEAVEDPQQLGTLRDLGVDLGQGYLFGRPVAYRAGGPVTMSG; this is translated from the coding sequence ATGCGCAATCTGATCGCGGCGATCAATGCGTCCATTGATCCGGCGGCGTTGACCCGCCGGATCACCGAACAGATGTGCCTGTTCACCCCGAAAGCCGATGGCGCGGCCGTCAGCATCCTGGCGCCCAGCGACGAGTTCGTCGTGGTATCGGCCTTCGGTGTCGTGGAATCGTTGCTCGGCCTGCGCCTGCCGGTGGCCGGGACATTCCAGGGAATGGCGGTGGCCACCGGACGACCACAGCTCAGTGACGACGCACCCAACGATCCCGCCGTGACCGCCGAGGTGCGCGCCATCGGAGCGCGGCTGGGATTGCGCACCCTCGCCGTCTTTCCGCTGCGCCATCGCGATACCGCCATCGGCGCGCTGTCGATGACCTCCACACAACCGGGCCGATTCGACGAGCGTGATATCGCGGCGATGGCCGCGGCGAGCACGTTCATCTCGGGACTGATCAGCGCCCACACCGAGCTCTCTGCGCTGCTGGACGCGTTTCTGGTGGACCCGAACCTGCCGGACGACTCCACCACACGGTTCCTGGCCTCGGTATTGCTTCCCGATATGGCGCGCGAGGACCGATTGCATCAGCGACTGGACGCCGTGCTGGCAGATCCGGCCAACCTGGACATCGTGTTCCAGCCGATCGTCGATCTGAACACCGGGGGCGTCACCGGCTTCGAAGGATTGTGCCGATTCCCGACCGACGGCGAGTTGACCCCGAAACAGTGGTTCGATGTCGCACGCCGCCTCGGCCGGAGTCTCAGTTTGGAACTGGCGGCGCTGCGACGCCTGCTGGTCAACGCCGAGGATCTTCCACCGGCGTCCTTCGTGGCCGCCAATCTCAGTCCGGTGACGGCGATGAACCCTACGGTGCAAGAACTCCTGGTCTCGGTGCCGCGGCCGCTGGTTGTCGAGATCACCGAACACGAGCCGTTCCCGGACGACCTCGCCGAAGCGCTGAAACCGTTGCGGGAAGCAGGGATCCGCCTCGCCATCGACGACGCGGGTGCGGGTTTCGCGAGCTTCAACCAGTTGTTGCGCCTCCGTCCGGACATCATCAAGATCGACGGAGATCTCACCTCGGGCATCGCCACCGACCCGGTCCGGCGTGCGCTGGCATCGTCGATCGTGCGGCTGGGCAATGAATTGAACGCCGTGACGGTCTCCGAAGCGGTCGAGGATCCCCAGCAGTTGGGCACCCTTCGCGACCTCGGGGTGGACCTGGGCCAG